Part of the Salminus brasiliensis chromosome 2, fSalBra1.hap2, whole genome shotgun sequence genome, TGTAAGCACCCATTTGAGAACATATTCCTTGTACTGTACAATAAAGaataaattcataaattaaaaaaaaaatgcaatctTTATTTGAGGTTACGGGAAGAGCAGCAGCGAGTGAAAGAAGAAGTTCTTGCTGAGTTAAAGGAGGCGCTGAAGGAGATTGAGGACCTGAGGGGAGATGTGTCTGAGGCACAAGGCGGCAGGGAACACAGTGTGAGAGCCAGGCTGAATGACATCTGTAGAGATACGTTGTCCAAAGTATTGGCCCACAGTAAGCAGGAATGGGAAAAGGTTAGTGACTTCACCTGTCAGGCCTGGGGCAAATGCATGgatcaaaaaataaacaaataataattaatatatatatatatatatatatatatatatatatatatatatatatatatatatatatatatatatatatatatatatatatatatatatatattagtggaTATATATTTTGAACATTAAGTTGATTTAATTTTGTTTCTTTGTGCTCTAGAGCAGTGAGGAAAAGTTGAGACGTGCACTGAAGGACACTCAAGAGCAACATGAAAAGGAAATCCAACAGATACGTAGTatgtgtaatattattattcttttttttttaaatgagtgtTTTGCTGTGGAATGCTAAGCTGCATATTCTGTTCTACAGGCACTCTTGCCCTGTCAAAAGAACATCTATGTAGTAGGAAGACCTGTTCTGAGACGGCGGCCAAGCTTCAGAAGAAAAGTCAAGAACTTCAGAGGCATCTGGAGAAAGCGTGCCGCCAGCTCCAGCACACTGTTCGACAGCACAAGAGCGCTCTACACAAGCTGAAGGGTACCTAATGCTCTGCTACAAGCTTGCCATTTATTATATGGCATACATAtctggacacccctcctaatgattAACTTCAGATGTTTTAGCCACACCCAGTGCTAAAGTGTACAGAATCAAGCACATACTAGACTATTATATGCATCAAACTTCATGGAAACTTCATGGTGAATACTATTTCCTCTTTCAACATGACTGCAGCCCCCTGTAGCACAAAGTGAGGTGTataagatgttttttttgggTTTGGTGGGGAGGAACTCCAGTGTCCTGCACAGTGCCTGACCTCAGAAAATGATCTTGGGTGCACTCCACATCTTGTGCAAAGCTTTTGCAGAAGAGTAAAGGTTGTGACAAATGAGGGACCAGCTTGATGTAAAATGGCCATGGTTTTAGAATGGAATGTTTAACAATCTCTCATAGGTGTGATTATCAGGTGTCtatatacttttgtccatataatatcTTAATCACACTCTCCTGAATCGATAATGTGCTGTATTTGTTACATGATGTTCTCTCTGGTGTCATTTCAGAGGAGCATGAAGAAGCCTTATGCAAGGAGAAAGAAACTCATACAAAAGCACTTGAGGAGATCAAACTATCTGCATGCAAAGAACCATGGTTTGTACTTTTGAAGGCAAATGTTCTTGGCATCATAAAACCTACAAATCTTTGTGTGAAAGTGAGAATTTTTGTGATTTTTATCTTTTGTTCTAGCGGTTCAGACAGTCACCAGAATCTACAAGCTGGCCTTGAGGAAATGAAGGACCAATATATGAAAGCTGTGCATAAAATCAGAGGTCTGTATTTTTCTCTAACTCTTCTTAAGCGAGATTTCCTGTACTGCTAGACTGCAATCCGTGCTGGCATATGTGGTTCTACTTGGTTGCTGCTATGTTATGTAGGTGACATGCTGCGATACCTGCAAGAGAGCAAAGAGAGGGCAGCTGAACTGATCAGAGCAGAAGTcctgagagagaggcaggacacGGCCCGGAGGATGCGAAGGTACTACCTCACCTGCTTGCAGGAGCTGCTGGAGGAGGGGGGGCAAACCACTGGGTAAGTTTGATTGAACACTTCTGTTGCATTTGATGGTCCAGCCCTACTTGTGatgtttaattatatatttttgttttttatttatttatttatttatttatcattccTTTTATTGTGTTTCCTTAAACCCCAGAGCGGAGAAGAAAATCCTCAATGCTGCCAGTAGACTGGCTGCTATGGCAAAAGTGTTAGAGACGCCTGTAGCCAAAAAGAAGCTTCAACGAAATCTGAATGGTCAAGGtattgtcatttttcttgatGATGATTATGTATAACAGTTGCTTTAGtattggttatttatttatttatttttatgtaattcATATATATCGCTCAGCGACTATttagatgacagggttgtgatTTCGATACCTGGGGCTCGGCAAGGTGCCACTGTTgggaccttgagcaaggctcttcaccctctctgctcgtgtgtgtgtgtgtgtgtgtgtgtgtgtgtgtgtgtgtgtgtgtgtgtgtgtgtgtgtgtgtgtgtgtgtgtgtgtgtgtgtgtgtgtgtgactcatgTACACTGTACTGCTACACCCTTACTAAATGGACAAATAACCTACAGGCACTGAAGCTGTACAGATGTGTCTCTTACTATTTCACAATTCTATTTCAGAACCATCATTAAATGCTGTGACATCTGTGAAGGACCATGCTGCCAAAGTGTCAGGCGGAGCTCAGAGCCAAAGCCTTTCTGTCATAGCCGAGTCCCGTGAAGACTGCAAGAATGAACAAATCCATCACATTCGTTCCCTCACTGAGACTGACCATACGACACCAACAGTTAGGCAGAGAGGAATCAGTCCTGCAGGCCCTCAACTGGACCCTCACATGTCTTTGAGGGCAAATGGTGCTAAAGCACCTGTACATGTTACCCCAGTGTCTGTACATTCTCATAAATCCAAaccccttgatgatgttggatCATTCATCATACATAATAGTGATGCAAACAGGGCTAATGTTACATGCAGGAAGCAGAGCAGAGAGATGTTCCTGATGGGGACAGAATCAGGAAAAGCCAGCGATCATTTCACCCCTCATGCAGCTGTTGAGCCTTTCCTGATCGAAGAGGCGCCAGTAAGAGACGATAGCCAGAGTGACTGGAGTTTATCCAGTAATGGCTCCACCTTTACCAACAACGTTCATCTGACCTCCTCCTACTCAAGCAAAAATGCACAGCCAGTGAGGCCATTCTCACTGAAGAACCCCTCGCTAGACGATCTGGACTTTGGAAGCTGTATAGGTGATAACTCTGATGTAACTGTTTACAAAGAGATTGTTAAAAAGCCACCATGTCTGAAatcccagcagtgtgcaggccTTAAAACAACCAAGAGCAGGGAGCCAATCCCAGGCTCTGAGGGAGAGAAGATCCATAAACTATGTCCCAAGAGCTTGTTCTCAGAATTAAAAATCTATCAGCAGGACAGCGGGTTTGACAGCCCTTTGTCCGTGATTCAGAAATGAAATGTCAGCTTGTGTCTGGTCAGCTGTGTTTCATCATTGTGCTTTGACTGAATATTTAAACGTATTTATGTTTTGTAtgtttgtatttttacaatacTTGTTTTAAacttgtttttactgctgtgggACTGTTATAATTAAAGTTTTCTACGCTAATGACATTTTTGAGTGTCATGAAATGTCTGAACACGTAAATGCTGTGATCAGAAACACTGACTGAAAAAGTGACTTGGAGAAAGGTTTCTCAGTTCTGAGCTAAGGTTTAAAAGACTGGTGTGAAAGTAAAACTTCTGACTTTTTGTACTAAAAAAACTACAGTACTCAAACTAGTCAGCGGTAGACATTAAAATATCCGTCTGAGAGTATTTAATATGAATGGAAACCTGTTCGGAATAGTTTAACATTTCAATCTCTCAATTATACAGCACACAGTGATGTAGTCCACCCTGCTGTAAACACATAAGCAAATCTAATCACCGGTGCagtcacactgctgctgctcacaTTTCTAACACTAACATGCTGTAAACACGTAAACATGCAAAACCTAAGAAACACAGAACCGTTAACCATTAAATGAATGGGAGGAACCTCAGGTTACACACGAAAGTGAAGGCTTCTGAGTGCtgatttttacatttctaattCTGACGTGTGTTTACGTGTCCTTGAACCCTGAACCTGCAGAGTAGAGTAATGCCTCCTCTTTAGCTTATTTCAGCAGTATAGCTACACCAGCATTATTGATCACGTTCCAGATGTCGCAGATAATGTCCTACTGCTCTAATCCAGGCCGGTAGCTTTAGAAATGTCAGTTTGGTTAGAAACAGACACGTTTTAGGCATGTTTAAGTTTTTATAACGTGTGTTTAGACCCGAAAAGCAAACCCAGTGTGAATTCAGACCCTGCAGAGACCTGAATGAAAGTGAAAACAGGGGCTTCAGGTGAAAATGGCCATCACCATGCTAATAGCATTATTAGCTAACGAAGAATTAATGCTGGTTATTTGACTTGGCTTGTGGACAGGAATCAACTTGAGatcatttaaatgatttatttaaaataataaataattgttttaatacataaaataacaaaaaatctGCCTTGGTATTTTTTCTCGAATATAGATGTTTTAATCTCAGACGTTTggatttctttttccttttaatATTTTTCGGTCCTCCCTTATTCATAGACCGCAATTGTGCGAGAACACCGGCACTCTCTGGTCCTGATCATGTTGTTGATCATGTTGGTCTTCAATGTGCTGCAGAGTTTGTGCTTAAAAAAGCCCAATTACGGAGCTTCAACCCTGAAGCGGGGGCAGAATCACATGGCGGAGGGGCGGGGCCCTAGAGCTCAGTGGTCGTGTGGGCGGGGCTGTGGATTCCTGAGGCAGGGGCGGGGCTGAGTGACAGAATCCCTTTGGCTCCCTAAAGCCCTGAACTTGTGCCTGTTTTTGCGCTCCAGGAATTTTAAGTCCCTCAGAGCTGCGCGATGTTTTTCTCTTGAAGGTTTGAGAGTCAAAACTCCTGCGGCTGAAACATGTACCTGTGCTTCACTCTGCTAGCCGGTCTGGCTCTTCTGCCGGCGCTGCTGAAAATCCTGTTCCCCTACTTTTTCCAGGACCTCGCGTACATGTCCAGAGCTATGCGCTTCGGGATCCGACTAGAAAAATACAAGCGCAGAACCCCTTTCTACAGCATGCTGGACTGCTTTTTAGACACGACGAGGAGACACCCCCACAAACCCTTCATCCATTTCGAGGGGAAGACCTACTCGTACTCGGATGTGGACCGAGAAAGCAACAAAGTGGCGAACGCGTTAAGGAGAGTTGTTGGCCTAAAGGAGGGGGACACGGTTGCCATGTTTCTTGGGAATGAGCCCTGCTTCGCCTGGGTTTGGCTCGGCTTGGCCAAATTAGGCtgcgctgctgctttactgaaCTTCAACATCAGATCCAGATCCCTCCTGCACTGCTTCTCCTGCTGCGGGGCAAACGTGCTGATAGCAGCTGAAGGTAAGACGGTGGGTTAGGACTGAGGCAGGGGCTGATTGCTGTGCTGCCTGTCGTGTTGATGTGTGTACTTGTGAATGTGGTCCCTGAGCAAACCCAGGCTATGTGACACACATGTTATTTGAACTACTTGAGATTTGGTTCAATGATTAAACCAGCAGGAGCTGCTCAGAGTAAGAGCTCTGTGTCAGCCTTGTTACACACTGGGATCTGATTAGTGAGACATATATTATAGTGTACAGTGGCAGGAGGTATTCCCTTAATCTGATACCTCCTTACTCAGGTATTATTACTAAGACTAGTTTTAATCAATACTTTAAATGAGAGAGATCCACTGATATTGGGGTTCTGGACCGGTAACCATATCTGATATTATTCATACGCacatcagtcaatcagtcagtgCTGATACATGATCTTTTATAAAGTGTAGAAAGTGGGACTACATCTATCTGAATTATTATTAGCGGCTTTGTAGATGAAAGCCAGGGGGCTACAGTTCATcgatacacaaacaaacacacaataaGTACAGATTTAACTTGCCATAATGGGTCACATCCCTGCCCGCCGTGTGGCAGACTACCAGTAAggctcctaacactgcattcgCATGATTCAACCACCTGGATAACACTGCCATCAGCATAACTCCTCTGTTCAggatgtgtgttgtgtgttgttgcaGAGCTTCGTGGTGCTGTGGAGGAGATCTTGCCCACTTTGAAAGAGAAGGGCATCTCTGTGTACCTTCTCAGTGATGAGTGCAGTATAGAGGGCATCAAGAACATCTCCCAAGCCATCAAACAGGCCTCAGATGAACCCCTGTCTCCAGCTCTCAGAGCTAATCTCAAAGCTCGAAGCACAGCCCTCTATATCTACACATCTGGAACCACAGGTAACCATAGAACAGGGCTTAGCTTAGCACCCTTTAGCTGTGAATCATTAAAAAAGTTCACCTTTTCTGATTGAACGTCAAAAAGTATTGATCAAATTGTGAATCCAAAAGACTGAAGAGCATTTAAAGAAATGACAGATACAGTTGTAGGCACACATCCATTAGAAAAAAGGAACGTCTACAAAATGATAATCAAGTGTTTTGATAACCTAGTATCAATAATAAGGACATGCAAGCTGCTGCATACCACCCAGACACCAGTCAACAGTATTTCGAGCTCTATACTGAACTGGCCTGTGTGTTGGAGTGGATAGAAAGAAAGCCATTACTGAAGATTAACCACATCAAAGAATGTCTAGAGTTTGTCTCAGCCCTTTGTTGTCAGATGAGACAGAAATTAAGATTTTAGACCAGAATTTAAAACGCTATGTGTGGTGCGACgaatgggggtggcagcatcatgctgtgagGATGCATGTCCTCAGTGAGGCATCTGAGCATAATGTGAAAAccgatgggtgggtggatggatggggcAAAATACAGGGAGATACAGCAAGACAACCTGCTGAAAAACGAAAGCTTGAGAGAAACGTCACCTTTCAGCAGCACAATGAGCACAAGGATGCCAAAGCCACACAGGAGTGATCTCAATCCAATCAAGACTGTTTGGCACTGTTTGCAAATTGCAATCCACAAGTGTCATTTAACCAAGCTGACCGAACCTGGAGGAAATCTGCTAGAGAGAATGGGTTACGGTCACTCCAAACAGTGAGCAGAGCTGGTAGAAACTCACTTCAGTAGACTCACTGCAGCAAAGGGTGGTTCTACCTAGTACTTGACTGAAGAGTTTGAATACTTCTTTACTAGGGCTGAGCGCTATGGTAAAAAtagtatatcacaatatttaaagacccTTTGACGATATATGATCTTTATCACCATACAGTGATAAATGTGATCGcatccaaaatgcatcagtagtgacagattcttcaAACCCAcccttacatacatacatgtatacatacatagtACAGCAGTTTTCattcaaaatctgctgcacttcatcctgTTAAATCAGACTAAATACACAtgagcagctgatcagtgttctttaagcatgGACGATATGCGTATTGTCCATCATAATACAATTGATggcaatacgataaaatatagtcatattgcccagctctacttttttctgttttacagAAATCATTTGACTTTGACTGTTGTTTGTCATTCATAATCCAGACAAATCTGTTCAAGGACACACCAACAGACAACACTGACCACACAACCTCTCTCGCTTTTTGCACAGGCCTCCCTAAAGCAGCTCTGGTCACTCAAGAAAGGGTCTGGGCAGCGTCCTTTGTTCAGGGTGTTTCTGGAGTTACTGCTGACGACGTGTTCTACATCAATCTGCCCCTTTATCACAGTGCTGGGTTTCTGATTGGACTCATTGGATGTATAGAACGAGGTAAAAGGTTTATGCTTTTTAGGATATTATATTGTTTCAAGTCAACAtctctattatttatttattctctatttattattaaataataaaggagAGGGGAAAATATGCTTCAGTGTACATTAATGTAATACAATGGTCATTTCATTGAGAGCATTTCTAGTCCTGAAATAGACATGATTTTAAGTGTTCACTTGGCACATTTGTCCCCTACACACTTGTGCTAGGGAATTCTGCCGTTCTGCGGAGGAAATTCTCTGCCTCTCAGTTCTGGGATGACTGCAGAAGGTACGACGTTACAGTGATGCAGTACATTGGGGAAACAATGCGTTACCTCTGCAATACACCAAAGGTCAGTCTTTTTGTCCTAGCTTGTAATTTAGCCCATTgttgttttacttgtttttacACCTCACCTAAATGATAAGATAATGACCATATATCCATTAAACaatgttgttgtgtgttgtctGCATTATTTATTACAGAAAGACAATGACCGAGACCATAAAGTGAGAATTGCTATAGGTAATGGTGTACGAGCTGATGTCTGGAAGGAGTTCCTGAACCGTTTTGGGAACATTTATGTCAGGGAGCTCTACGCTGCCACTGAGGGAAATATCGGATTTATTAACTACACCACTAAGGTTGGCGTGGTGGGCCGTGTCAACATCCTCCACAGGGTACAGTACGACTCAATTGGAAGGCTTCTTTTGAAACAGCACACAAATGCCACCTTTCAAGACCGAGCTAATCTCCAGTTCTGTTTGGCTAGAATTTGTTCCCCTACGCCCTCATCAAGTTCAACATAGAGAAAGAAGAGCCTGTGAGGAACGCCGACGGACTTTGTATGCGAGCTGCTCCAGGTCAGTCACCTGCTGCACAGGTAGATTAAATTCATTATCAGTGCTGAGAAGGTAATCATTTAAACGCCATGCACAACCACTCATTCATTTGTCCTAATTCATCTCAGTTGTACTAATGAAACACTGTCTGGTAGGTGAGGCTGGACTGTTGGTTGGGAAAATCACCAAAAAGTCTCCCTTTGTTGGCTACGCTGGAAACGAGCAGCAGACAGAGAAGAAGAGACTCAGAGATGTCTTTGTTAAAGGAGATCTCTATTTCAACAGCGGAGATCTGCTGAAAATCGACCATGAAAACTTTGTCTACTTTCAGGATCGAGTTGGAGACACTTTTAGGTAACCTATCCCAGATTTCAAGCAAGAAATGAAAACCTTCTAGATCCTGTTAATCAAATGAAATACCTCTTCTGTCAGAGGATCATGTGTGTTAAAGAATATCTGATCACCCCTGAAATTCAAACTTCAAAACTAGCCATTATCAGTCATGAGCCAAATGTGGGCATTGTCTGCATTAGAAGAAATACACTAAGATTTATGGGTTGAAAAGCATTTTGACTTCATTTACAGATGGAAAGGAGAGAACGTAGCCACAACTGAAGTATCAGACATCCTCACTATGGTGGACTGCATTGAGGAGGCTAATGTCTACGGTGTTCTAGTCAAAGGTACACACTGAAGTGATTTGAATTCTGTTAAATATTCCGGTTTCATTTTGGGTTTTATTTGTAAGTCTGTGATGATGGTATAGCTGTAATATGCTCAGTCTTACTGTATTCCTTCTCCAGGGCACGAGGGAAGGATTGGAATggcagccattacattaaaggAGGCCAAAGAGTTTGATTGTATCAATACGTGTAGAGTCATAACCAACTTCCTGCCAGTTTATGCCAGACCACGTTTTATTCGCATTCAGGTGAGATGTGTATTTAAAACTGCTGCTTGCTTCACTTTTAGTTTGGAAATGTAGCTTTTGTATTAAAGCTTGCTTGTCTTTCAGAAATCTTTGGAACTCACAGGAACGTTCAAGATGAAAAAGGTGAAACTAGTGGAAGAGGGTTTTGATCCAGCTCTTATTCAGGATCGTCTCTATTTCCTCGATTTGGATCAGAAGAAATACGTTCCACTCACTCTGGACATTTATAACTCAGTATTGGCTGGAGACATTAAACTATAAATCTAGACATGTACAAATTTTAAACTTgaatatgtaaacatttaacacttgctttttttgtgtgtgccttattaagaaaagaaaagaataacAACTAATAACATAGTTGCAAACTAATCTCAGGGAAAATGCCAGtaattcagtttgtttttaatatttgtgGACCAATTCAGAAAGCCATTTCTACGTTGTAAgaataattgtaataaaatgtagCATGTTTTAGTAATGTACATCCTTGGCTGCCTTAATGTGTCTGATGTTCTGGTTCTGCAGATGCGGTTTGATCAGCAAACTGAAATAATAATGACTGGACTCGAGTGTAGGGAAAGGGTCAGACTGAGGAACGGGGTCTATGACCATCTTTCACCCTTTAAACCAACCTCTGAATACGAATATTTATCAAACAAGCTGAAACTGGTGCCCTTTTGAACCAATACTGGGGTCATTACCTCCATGAGATAGCTTTAAAACAACCTTCGTGCCTTTCACAGTGGCCACAATCCAAATGTATCGCAATTCCAGTTTACTCCCTTGTTCACAACGTCGACATCTGAAGCATGCCGTTACtttaaaaatttatttatttattaatacagtgGTATACTTAGAAATGTGctgcaaagaaaaacaaaatattaaaaggaaaacaaaatgaAACCAAAAAAGGTCAGCCACACAAGAAACTAATATTGGGTTGAAGCTGTGTTATATCAAAAGAAAATCGTACTGATGTGCCTTAATAAATTGTTTACTAgtacaaaaatacatttcaggGCACACAATACAGCATCCAGTATCACAAATAAAGTAGGGGGCCACTCACCACAGCGGACCCTTCTTAAGTACAGAttcattaaattatttaaaccGAGCACTTTCCTATTCtgtaaataagaataaaaatgtttgttttcttactgttaaaaatgcCATTAAGTAGAGTTTGTGTATATGTTGGTAGAaaagttatttctttttttgtattttaaatttTTAATTACTGCTAAGTTTAGTTCCAAGGCTCAGGGGTATAACTGTAATATAAACATAACCAATGtaatagtttttcttttttttttttaaagaaacgtTTTGCTCCATCTTAACTTTTTTAtacaaaagaacaaaaatgtacaaaaggtCATTTACAGCAAACCAAGGCCATAGGCTAGCAGTATATACAGCCATAATTTAAACATATCCTAGTGTTTTGTATATCCTTTGACTTCATATGCATAGCAGTAAAATAAAGCATACCTGTTCATTAGCCTTGATTATTTGTGTGCTAAATCCAAGTCCACTGACATAATGGGTTAAAAACTGGTGAGAGAATTTAATATCCTTCATAATTTCACTCTACAACTGAAATCGAAAGTTTGCAGGTCTTTCCTTAAATTAAAGTTAATATGCAGATAAGGCATCACTGCTCGCAGTGTAAAGATGGGGAAGTTTGTGTTCTGAACTTAGTAGCAGGCTTCTGGACCTGAGTCATAGCACATGCATAGATCTCTAGACAGCAGGAGATTTGGAAAACCAAAGTCAATGTCAGTTCGTTTATGGTAAAACATCGCTAGAAAAGGTCTGTTCAAAACATAGAGCCCATTTTAAGCCAGAAGAAAGAAGTCCATCAGCAATGAGCAGAAGAGTCCAAATCCTTCAAAAGCACTTCTTCATGTCTTTCAAATGTCCTTCACTTTGAAGTCCCAGAAGAGTAGGCTCAGACTTATGCagatcctcacacacacacacacacacacacacacacacacacacacacacacacccccacaagCACTCACATGACCACAGCCCTCACAATCAAAAAAGTTCTGCATACAtcaacttttttgtttgtgaGCATATAAATTGCAACATTATGATGAATTATttgatgtcatttatttttaatattccacttgaaatgtctttcttttttttttggagaagaGGCTACAAACTTCAAAACGGGATTATTTCAGTCTCTCTGTGGCACTGGTCATGCATTCTATTAACAGTTCACTTAAAGaattcatttattctgtcattttttgcAAGCCTTCAAGcaccaa contains:
- the LOC140549925 gene encoding long-chain fatty acid transport protein 2, whose protein sequence is MYLCFTLLAGLALLPALLKILFPYFFQDLAYMSRAMRFGIRLEKYKRRTPFYSMLDCFLDTTRRHPHKPFIHFEGKTYSYSDVDRESNKVANALRRVVGLKEGDTVAMFLGNEPCFAWVWLGLAKLGCAAALLNFNIRSRSLLHCFSCCGANVLIAAEELRGAVEEILPTLKEKGISVYLLSDECSIEGIKNISQAIKQASDEPLSPALRANLKARSTALYIYTSGTTGLPKAALVTQERVWAASFVQGVSGVTADDVFYINLPLYHSAGFLIGLIGCIERGNSAVLRRKFSASQFWDDCRRYDVTVMQYIGETMRYLCNTPKKDNDRDHKVRIAIGNGVRADVWKEFLNRFGNIYVRELYAATEGNIGFINYTTKVGVVGRVNILHRNLFPYALIKFNIEKEEPVRNADGLCMRAAPGEAGLLVGKITKKSPFVGYAGNEQQTEKKRLRDVFVKGDLYFNSGDLLKIDHENFVYFQDRVGDTFRWKGENVATTEVSDILTMVDCIEEANVYGVLVKGHEGRIGMAAITLKEAKEFDCINTCRVITNFLPVYARPRFIRIQKSLELTGTFKMKKVKLVEEGFDPALIQDRLYFLDLDQKKYVPLTLDIYNSVLAGDIKL